The proteins below come from a single Sphingomonas carotinifaciens genomic window:
- a CDS encoding WecB/TagA/CpsF family glycosyltransferase — MQGASTKRSIGGFPVINCDRHVLAEALRHRLALRRRTILFFANQNFVVECQKIGRRMASRRDVLVVSDGIGAEIGARLVSGRGFVENLNGTDFTPFFFERLGRKLRLFLVGGTPENVEAAARIFAESWSTEVVGTQDGFSLWQDEDAVIERIRDARPDVLIVGMGNPLQERWILDHADRLEVPLAMGVGALFEWLTGAKQRAPQWVRDARMEWAYRLASEPQRLARRYSVGIVHFFLLVAAWGQANFKPEEEPRPVPLPPKHQFDDEREAVPVA, encoded by the coding sequence ATGCAGGGGGCAAGCACGAAAAGGTCGATCGGGGGATTCCCGGTCATCAACTGCGACCGTCATGTTCTGGCGGAAGCGCTACGGCATCGTCTCGCGCTCAGGCGGCGGACGATCCTGTTCTTCGCCAATCAGAATTTCGTCGTCGAATGCCAGAAGATCGGCCGCCGCATGGCGTCGCGTCGGGACGTGCTGGTGGTCAGCGACGGGATCGGGGCGGAGATCGGCGCGCGGCTGGTCAGCGGACGCGGTTTCGTCGAAAATCTGAACGGCACCGACTTCACGCCATTCTTCTTCGAGCGGCTCGGGCGCAAGCTGCGCCTGTTCCTGGTCGGCGGCACGCCCGAGAATGTCGAGGCGGCAGCGCGCATCTTTGCCGAAAGCTGGTCGACCGAGGTCGTCGGCACGCAGGACGGCTTTTCGCTGTGGCAGGACGAGGACGCGGTGATCGAGCGGATCCGCGATGCGAGACCCGACGTGCTGATCGTCGGCATGGGCAATCCGCTCCAGGAACGCTGGATCCTCGACCATGCGGACCGGTTGGAGGTGCCGCTCGCCATGGGGGTCGGCGCGCTGTTCGAATGGCTGACCGGCGCCAAGCAGCGGGCGCCGCAATGGGTGCGCGACGCGCGCATGGAATGGGCCTATCGCCTGGCCAGCGAGCCGCAGCGCCTCGCCAGGCGCTATTCGGTCGGCATCGTCCACTTCTTCCTGCTCGTCGCCGCCTGGGGACAGGCGAACTTCAAGCCGGAGGAGGAACCCCGCCCGGTGCCGCTGCCGCCCAAGCACCAGTTCGATGACGAGCGCGAGGCGGTGCCGGTCGCCTGA
- a CDS encoding PQQ-dependent sugar dehydrogenase, producing MNPRRATPFALALLLLAGACGDDDGGGSIAPVPAPTGTPTPTPTTPTPPTTSVTQNAVATFDNPWAMIFLPDGRMLVTEKPGRLRIVTTTGTVSAAVAGVPAVAFAGQGGLQDVALDPQFATNNRIYLSYAEAGSGGKGLAVARGTLVTDGTGGRLDNVSVIWRQDPKVSGDGHFGGRMAFSSDRRLFVTAGERQKGAPAQDLAQTLGKIVRIDPDGAVPSTNPFVGRSGAKAEIWTLGHRNPYGLVFAADGRLFESEQGPEGGDEFNLIEAGRNYGWPNVSEGNDYGGAPIPRHSTNTAFTAPLVSWTPVIAPGGMIQYTGTRFAGWTNDFVLAGLVSQGLVRVRVNGTTASEVGRLALGARIREVEQGPDGTLWVLEDGARGRLVQLTPAR from the coding sequence ATGAACCCGCGGCGTGCCACGCCGTTCGCGCTCGCCCTGTTGCTGCTGGCGGGCGCGTGCGGCGACGATGACGGCGGCGGATCGATCGCGCCGGTGCCCGCCCCGACCGGTACGCCGACCCCGACCCCGACGACGCCGACCCCGCCCACGACCAGCGTGACGCAAAACGCGGTCGCCACCTTCGACAACCCCTGGGCGATGATATTCCTGCCCGACGGGCGGATGCTGGTGACCGAAAAGCCCGGACGGCTGCGCATCGTGACGACGACCGGCACGGTCTCGGCCGCGGTCGCCGGGGTGCCGGCGGTGGCCTTTGCCGGGCAGGGCGGGTTGCAGGACGTGGCGCTGGACCCGCAATTCGCGACCAACAACCGCATCTATCTGAGCTATGCCGAGGCGGGCAGCGGCGGCAAGGGGCTGGCGGTGGCGCGGGGCACGCTGGTCACCGACGGCACCGGCGGGCGGCTGGACAATGTCAGCGTGATCTGGCGACAGGACCCCAAGGTCTCGGGTGACGGGCATTTCGGCGGGCGCATGGCGTTCTCGTCCGACCGTCGGCTGTTCGTGACCGCGGGCGAGCGGCAGAAGGGCGCGCCGGCGCAGGACCTCGCCCAGACGCTCGGCAAGATCGTGCGGATCGACCCCGATGGCGCGGTGCCCTCCACCAACCCGTTCGTCGGGCGCAGCGGCGCCAAGGCGGAAATCTGGACGCTGGGCCATCGCAACCCGTACGGACTGGTCTTTGCCGCCGATGGCCGGTTGTTCGAAAGCGAGCAGGGGCCGGAGGGCGGCGACGAGTTCAACCTGATCGAAGCGGGCCGGAACTATGGCTGGCCGAACGTGTCGGAGGGGAACGACTATGGCGGGGCGCCGATCCCCCGGCATTCGACCAACACCGCCTTTACCGCACCGCTCGTCAGCTGGACGCCGGTGATCGCGCCGGGCGGGATGATCCAGTATACCGGCACGCGCTTTGCCGGCTGGACCAACGATTTCGTGCTGGCCGGGCTGGTCAGCCAGGGACTGGTGCGGGTGCGGGTGAACGGCACGACGGCGAGCGAGGTCGGCCGGCTGGCGCTGGGCGCGCGCATCCGCGAGGTGGAACAGGGCCCGGACGGCACCTTGTGGGTGCTGGAGGACGGCGCGCGAGGTCGGCTGGTGCAACTGACCCCGGCGCGGTGA
- a CDS encoding PQQ-dependent sugar dehydrogenase produces MHTGLLALLPVALIACSGNVEAPGADNATMQGAATQGAANVPAGAKPFTETVIADFDSPWAVAFLPDRRMLVSEKDGRMLMLSADGRTRRVIATLPVDSAGQGALMDIVPAPGFAQNKQVYFSYSAAGDGGKGVVLARGVLADDRLRQIEALFRAGPLVEGNGHYSGRIAFSPDGKYLFFTAGDRQKFTPAQDKQATLGKVLRLTLDGKPAPANPLAAQGFNPAVWSYGHRNLLGLAFDAQGNLWEQEMGPKGGDEVNLILPGRNYGWPNASNGSHYDGRDIPDHKPGDGYEPPKVSWNPVISPGGLMIYAGNRFPQWKGDAFIGGLSSTSLVRVDLNGTAASKGDQWDMGARIRDVAEGPDGAIYVLEDGDDGSQGRLIRLDPQS; encoded by the coding sequence ATGCATACAGGTCTGCTCGCGCTGTTGCCGGTGGCGCTGATCGCCTGTTCGGGCAATGTCGAGGCGCCGGGTGCCGACAACGCGACGATGCAGGGGGCCGCGACGCAAGGGGCCGCCAACGTCCCGGCGGGCGCCAAGCCGTTTACCGAGACGGTGATCGCCGACTTCGATTCGCCCTGGGCGGTGGCCTTTCTTCCCGACCGGCGGATGCTGGTCAGCGAAAAGGACGGGCGGATGCTGATGCTGTCCGCCGATGGCCGGACGCGGCGCGTGATCGCGACGCTGCCGGTCGATTCGGCCGGACAGGGCGCGCTGATGGATATCGTGCCGGCGCCGGGCTTTGCGCAGAACAAGCAGGTCTATTTCAGCTATTCGGCGGCAGGCGATGGCGGCAAGGGCGTGGTGCTGGCGCGCGGCGTGCTGGCCGACGACCGGCTGCGCCAGATCGAGGCGCTGTTCCGCGCCGGGCCGCTGGTCGAGGGCAACGGCCATTATTCGGGGCGGATCGCCTTCTCGCCCGATGGCAAATACCTGTTCTTCACCGCCGGCGACCGGCAGAAATTCACGCCTGCGCAGGACAAGCAGGCGACGCTGGGCAAGGTGCTGCGCCTGACGCTGGACGGCAAGCCGGCGCCGGCCAATCCGCTGGCAGCGCAAGGATTCAACCCGGCGGTCTGGTCCTATGGCCACCGCAACCTGCTGGGCCTGGCGTTCGATGCCCAGGGTAATCTCTGGGAGCAGGAGATGGGGCCCAAGGGCGGCGACGAGGTCAATCTGATCCTGCCCGGGCGCAACTACGGATGGCCCAACGCGTCGAACGGATCGCATTATGACGGTCGCGACATTCCCGACCACAAGCCCGGTGACGGTTACGAGCCGCCCAAGGTGTCGTGGAACCCGGTGATCTCGCCGGGCGGGCTGATGATCTATGCGGGCAACCGCTTCCCGCAGTGGAAGGGGGACGCGTTCATCGGCGGGCTGTCGAGCACGTCGCTGGTGCGCGTCGACCTGAACGGGACCGCGGCCAGCAAGGGCGACCAGTGGGACATGGGTGCCCGCATCCGCGACGTGGCCGAGGGGCCGGACGGCGCGATCTACGTGCTGGAGGATGGTGACGACGGGTCGCAGGGGCGGCTGATCCGGCTAGACCCGCAGTCATGA